In Sphingomonas sp. PAMC26645, one DNA window encodes the following:
- a CDS encoding alpha/beta hydrolase — MMLALPVAALLMGAGPVPQVPDLGPQLERFTYPWPVQTMEVDIVGTSAQMAFMDIAPQRPNGRTVVLLHGKNFCGATWGSTARALSEVGYRVIVPDQIGFCKSSKPRAAQYSFEMLATFTKRLLESRGITRATFVGHSMGGMLAMRYAILYPASVEKLVLVNPLGLKDRGEEGVPYTDVDTLWANEKKTSYASIKAYQLENYYHGVWKPSYDRWVWMQAGMYQGAGRDTVALAQAKTSEMIKTQSVAHELYRITPSTTLIVGTLDKTAFGRAQAPANLRKFLEPVPKVAPRAVKQMPNANLVMLEGLGHSPQVEDPARFEKTLLAVLGTRSR, encoded by the coding sequence ATGATGCTGGCGCTGCCGGTCGCGGCGTTGCTCATGGGGGCGGGGCCAGTTCCGCAGGTGCCGGACCTCGGGCCGCAGCTCGAACGCTTCACCTATCCGTGGCCCGTTCAGACGATGGAAGTCGATATCGTCGGCACGTCGGCGCAAATGGCGTTCATGGATATCGCGCCACAGCGACCCAATGGCCGCACGGTCGTCCTGCTCCATGGCAAGAATTTCTGCGGCGCGACCTGGGGCAGCACCGCACGGGCGCTGAGCGAGGTCGGCTACCGGGTGATCGTCCCCGACCAGATCGGCTTCTGCAAATCGTCCAAGCCCCGCGCGGCACAGTATAGCTTCGAGATGCTGGCGACGTTCACCAAGCGGCTGCTCGAGTCGCGTGGCATCACGAGGGCCACGTTCGTCGGGCATTCGATGGGCGGCATGCTCGCGATGCGGTACGCCATCCTCTATCCGGCGTCGGTCGAGAAGCTGGTGCTCGTCAATCCGCTCGGCCTGAAGGATCGCGGCGAGGAGGGCGTGCCCTATACCGACGTCGACACGCTGTGGGCGAACGAGAAGAAGACGAGCTACGCGTCGATCAAGGCGTATCAGCTCGAGAACTATTATCACGGTGTGTGGAAGCCATCCTATGATCGTTGGGTCTGGATGCAGGCGGGCATGTACCAAGGGGCAGGGCGCGACACCGTGGCGCTCGCGCAGGCCAAGACGAGCGAGATGATCAAGACGCAATCGGTCGCGCATGAGCTGTACCGGATCACGCCGTCGACTACCTTGATCGTCGGGACGCTGGACAAGACCGCGTTCGGCCGGGCGCAGGCGCCGGCGAACTTGCGCAAGTTCCTCGAGCCGGTGCCGAAGGTGGCGCCGCGCGCGGTGAAGCAGATGCCGAATGCGAATCTGGTGATGCTCGAGGGGTTGGGTCACTCGCCGCAGGTCGAGGACCCCGCGCGATTCGAGAAGACGCTGCTGGCGGTGCTCGGGACGCGTTCGCGGTAG
- the rpsL gene encoding 30S ribosomal protein S12, translating into MPTINQLVRKGRDPQKAKSKVPAMEANPQKRGVCTRVYTTTPKKPNSALRKVAKVRLTNQREVISYIPGEGHNLQEHSVVLIRGGRVRDLPGVRYHVLRGVLDTQGVKDRRQSRSKYGAKRPK; encoded by the coding sequence ATGCCGACGATCAACCAGCTGGTCCGCAAGGGCCGCGATCCGCAGAAGGCCAAGTCGAAGGTCCCTGCGATGGAAGCAAATCCGCAGAAGCGTGGCGTTTGCACGCGCGTCTACACGACGACCCCGAAGAAGCCGAACTCGGCTCTGCGCAAGGTGGCCAAGGTTCGCCTGACCAACCAGCGCGAAGTCATCAGCTACATCCCGGGCGAGGGCCACAATCTTCAGGAGCATTCGGTTGTCCTGATCCGTGGCGGTCGTGTCCGCGATCTTCCCGGTGTTCGCTATCACGTCCTGCGCGGCGTGCTCGATACACAGGGTGTGAAGGACCGGCGTCAGTCGCGTTCCAAGTACGGCGCCAAGCGTCCGAAGTGA
- the rpsG gene encoding 30S ribosomal protein S7 yields the protein MARRRRPEKRVILPDPKFGDEVLSKFMNSVMLDGKKSVAELIVYGAFETVESRAKRDPIGVFHDALNNVKPGIEVRSRRVGGATYQVPVEVRPERAQALAIRWLIGAARSRSENTMAARLSGELMDAANNRGNAVKKREDTHRMAEANRAFSHYRW from the coding sequence ATGGCACGTCGTCGTCGTCCCGAAAAGCGGGTCATCCTGCCTGATCCCAAGTTCGGGGATGAGGTTCTGTCGAAGTTCATGAACAGCGTCATGCTAGACGGCAAGAAGTCCGTCGCAGAGCTGATCGTGTACGGTGCATTCGAAACCGTCGAGAGCCGCGCCAAGCGCGATCCGATCGGCGTTTTCCACGATGCGCTGAACAACGTGAAGCCGGGCATCGAAGTCCGTTCGCGCCGCGTCGGTGGTGCAACGTACCAGGTGCCGGTCGAGGTTCGTCCCGAGCGTGCACAGGCGCTGGCGATTCGCTGGCTGATCGGTGCGGCGCGTTCGCGCAGCGAGAACACGATGGCCGCACGGCTGTCGGGTGAGCTGATGGATGCCGCCAACAACCGTGGCAACGCGGTCAAGAAGCGTGAAGATACGCACCGGATGGCGGAAGCCAACCGTGCATTCTCGCACTACCGCTGGTAA